aaatgtgaggggtgtacgcACTTTTGTGAGATAATGGTTACATGGCTATTTTTCAGACGTTTTATAGCAATGAATGGAAGAAGCAGCACATGCATGGCCTCCTCACCATTCTCTTTAAAGGCCATGTTCTTGAGATAGGTTTGGACCTACATCTATCAGACATCTATGGCAtattgtggatatgccataaatgtccagatgggacaacccatttaaggcttCTTATGATGAACTCTATGGTCCTTGTTGTGGCAGGGCCCCACTGTGTCAAAACCTGGACTCTCTGATGGATACTCTGGTCAACTGATGGGCCAGTAAAACCCTAGGTAGAGTCATTGTTTATTGCTGCAATTCTTTAACAGACTGGTGTAAGAACGTCTATTGCTTCTGCATATTTGATGCTAAGGCACAATTGCTCATTGAGATGTTTCTTTATTCATTATGAAATCTAGCAGCCATTGGGTGCAGCCTTGTTGAGACATTATTACTGACAGGAGCTAAGTTAAGCACGTTGTTCACAATTTTGTTTTACAGTTACATAATGGATCCAACTCATGAAAGTGAGCTAAAGCGATGGATTTGTTCTAAGCCAAAGCAGCACCAAAAGAGGAGTGAAAGTGAGGCCTTGCGATCATTAACATTGACCCCCCACCTCGCCAGCTACCAGAGGGGCCAAGAATCTGGGatgagaagaaaaattgttactCAAGAGAATGTTAAATCCAGTAGCCGATCTAAACACAATGCTGTAGAATACAGTCCTGTTGATCCAGACTCTGATCTGCACCCTCAGCCTAGTCGAATTTTTTCTTCAGAAGAAGCATCAAGAGTTATAAAGTCCATCTTAGATGAAGAGCTTCAGGGTTGTGCTTACGAGGCTACAGGAAGTCAGAGGAGAGCAATGGAGCTTGCGGAGTTAGTTAAAGCAGCTGTAAGGGACCTTGGGTATGAGAGGTACAAGCTTGTCTGCTATGTAGTGTTAGGTCCAGTATCAGGAGGGAACATAAACTGCTGTAGTCGAAGTGTGTGGAGTCCAAAATCAGATACGTATGCAGAATATGTGTTCCAAAATCAGTCTCTGTTTGCACTGTGCATCGTGTATGCTGGATATTATGAGTAATTGATGCAAATAATATAGATAATATAGTGTGTTCTACTGCAAAGGCCACATGTGCTGTTTCAGATATGGCTTCCATCTAGAACTCATTTAATTGTATTCTGCGTTATATGTTGGTGTACTTTGCTGCAATGTAAAGGTCATTGTTATATTTGGTTTTATGATGTTAtctatgctgtaatttccatgttattCATATTGTTACTCCTCCTCTTCTGCGAGTTCACATCCTGTGTCCTGCAGTCTTTTACTGTTTGTCAGACATCCatcacagagctggagagaggaTTTTACTTTGACCTTTATGATTATTTCTCAAGCGACATTTAATAAATTGCCTAATGGCATATCCTTCTCCCTCTACATACAATTGGTATCACTAGGGAATGATTATAGTGAGTTCACTATCTTCCATTACTTGTACAAGAGATTGCTACTAAAACACATCTCTCACATACATTGGTGGCAGAATACCACATTTGTAGGAAGGAAAGGTATAAATAATGGGTAACATTgctataattaattttttttcgaGGCATCTCACTGCCCTTCCAAGATGTACCAGCTTCCAGTGCAGATCAGATTTAGAATAATATCTGCATATAGGAAccaattacatttttcatgttTATCCAGGTTTATATCCCAGGTTTGGAATAACAAACTTTCTTACACCTTAACCCCTCCTATCAATaaccaattaaatttttcatgtTTATCCAGGTTTATATCCCAGGTTTGGAATAACAAACTTTCTTACACCTTAACCCCTCCTATCAATTTGACCACAGCCACAATAATGTTCCTTTATGTTAAGAAATATACAAAGGTTCAGGGGTTATATGAGATGAGAAAAAAAGGGTCTGCTCTTCTCCAAAAACATCACTACCCTTATCCATgggcagatttaaaaaaaaaaaaaataaaaataaaaaaaaattgtcgtgGGGGGAAAGGTACAGGATTGGCGCCAAAACCGAGCAAAAAATACACTAAAAATATTTTGTATCAAGGTGCTAAAATATTGGCATATTATacattaaacataaaaaacttttaataataaaaaaaaaaaaatctaaatgaaaaaccttttctatatatatataaaaaaaagggaaaatagaaAAAGATCGTTGAAATAAGATAAAATGAAGTCCCTGCTGTGGTGACTACAGAGGGTTAAAGGTGGAGGTTAAAAACCAACGTAAAAAACAAGGAATAAAATGGATGAACAGACATCCAATGAGGCACTTACTTCACTGGGGGGTCGTcagcaggataagcataaaacacctgtgacgattcccccctggccaggatcgtGTGTAGAGTCTCAGTGAATGATGGCAGCAAGGCAGTGTGCTTCTGATCAAATCACCTTTATTAGCAGATatgtggctcaacgcgtttcggggatcaatgTTTCCCTTTCATCAGGAGCAATTGGCTATCCATGGGCTGTGTCTAGTATTGCAATTCAGTTCTATTCTCTTGAATGACACAGTCCATTTACCTTTTCTTCATAATTGCAGACAACCCGTTGATGAGATGTCCATAATCTGATGACATGTCTAAAATCCAGTACTGAAATTGTAATAATGGCAGACAATCGCCATGTAATACTTTGTTTCATCGCTGCTTCTGAGTGTCCACTGTAGTTACGTATATTGTAAGCACCCAGATTGTGAACCCCAGTGGGGTCATTATGTGATGTGCGTGAATGCTGCCTATGCACAGTACCTTATTATAATGAGTATAATTTGTGATGCAGTCTGTATATAACATTAAATACACTTGCCTATTAGTCTAACCTATTTTAAAAGCTCCCAAATTATTTTCATTTCCTGTTGCTGATGGGTGGTCATGCTTGGAGTAGGTCTCTTATTATAGGGGTTATCTTCTGAATAGATCATTGCTCACCATCCTCACCATGTCTCAGATGCAATGATAGCTGAAGATAGGTCTGGAGACCACATGGGCAATGCCATAAAGAGGCCTTCACAAGAGAACATCTCATCTGTCCTACTCCCTGGTGTGGAGTGGCATAATATATGGTTTCCAgtcccctctagtcttcatttccgGTACACTAACAGCTCGATGTTACattcagtgcagtttctaggtaaaatttctctcagggcgagtgtcaaaaaaactcccccccccccctccccggtaacagtacgtcacgcagtgcgtgaggtacagtgagtgagcgccgccgcccgcactgcctgcctgtggggggacattatttttaataaggatcactatggacattatttagaatggaggctgctgtggatgtcattataactgtataatgtctgataggcctagtcctgagttatattaccctgccctgtctaataatgtaccctgataccccttagttatattactccagcggggtaatataactaggggtatcagggatgggtacattattatacagggcagggtaatataactcagctcaggactaggcctatcagacattatacagttataatgagtaatgacaccaacagcagcctccattctaaataatgtccatagtgatccttattaaacttaatgtcccccacagtgacagtggcccccattttcatgtctcccacagtgcccccccccccattgtaattaattccccccattgtaataacccctatccccccattgtaattaatgccccccccagaccatcactcgcctcaca
This Bufo gargarizans isolate SCDJY-AF-19 chromosome 7, ASM1485885v1, whole genome shotgun sequence DNA region includes the following protein-coding sequences:
- the LOC122944201 gene encoding dynein light chain Tctex-type 5-A-like; the encoded protein is MRRKIVTQENVKSSSRSKHNAVEYSPVDPDSDLHPQPSRIFSSEEASRVIKSILDEELQGCAYEATGSQRRAMELAELVKAAVRDLGYERYKLVCYVVLGPVSGGNINCCSRSVWSPKSDTYAEYVFQNQSLFALCIVYAGYYE